A stretch of Deinococcus roseus DNA encodes these proteins:
- a CDS encoding HEAT repeat domain-containing protein, translating to MWRRFGLNGLNYFSLFVAVAVVVSLAVLVYVLVVPNFYRQPEVVYRMLVVFSLLSLLSIVTTVIYQAAYFSYSESSFQHHRRERERWMSVWNEVMYNKAPLPTRTADVVAAEALLLLKEKMDPQQAERARHTYEMSGLLARDMRIMQGPGNLLGKVRVIERWAILCDPQTHQTLYHFCFSKNDDLRRLALTALARSMGLSGVSRREVAHTFHELIRDDRFSSGWIEQVLVLLDSQGIVLLQDLLKDPAPEMQLRALRALAYVRADECLDECLDLLHSEHPDIRASSLKVLSSMHQVPQEAVKDVYRLLDDPVWFVRAQAALACGLLKVPQVTTKLYDSLADEAWWVRHNSAQALSELGAEGQRALETAVLQHPDRYARDMASQYLQAA from the coding sequence ATGTGGAGAAGATTTGGTTTGAATGGACTGAATTATTTTTCGCTTTTTGTGGCGGTTGCAGTGGTGGTCAGTCTGGCGGTTCTGGTGTATGTGCTGGTGGTGCCCAACTTTTACCGGCAACCCGAAGTGGTGTACCGGATGCTGGTGGTGTTCAGCCTGCTCAGTTTGCTGTCCATCGTGACCACCGTGATTTACCAGGCGGCTTACTTTTCATACAGCGAATCCAGCTTCCAGCACCACAGGCGGGAACGCGAACGCTGGATGAGCGTCTGGAACGAGGTGATGTACAACAAAGCCCCCCTGCCCACGCGCACTGCAGATGTGGTGGCTGCAGAGGCCCTCTTGCTGCTCAAAGAAAAAATGGACCCCCAGCAAGCCGAAAGGGCCCGCCACACCTACGAAATGAGCGGTCTGCTGGCCAGAGACATGCGCATCATGCAGGGACCGGGCAACCTGCTGGGCAAAGTGCGGGTGATTGAACGCTGGGCCATCCTGTGTGACCCCCAGACCCACCAGACCCTGTACCACTTCTGCTTTTCAAAAAACGACGATTTGCGCCGCCTGGCCCTCACTGCCCTGGCCCGTTCCATGGGCCTTTCCGGGGTGTCCCGCCGCGAAGTGGCCCACACCTTCCATGAACTGATCCGCGATGACCGGTTCAGCTCCGGCTGGATTGAACAGGTGCTGGTTTTGCTGGACAGCCAGGGCATCGTGTTGCTGCAGGACCTCCTCAAAGACCCCGCTCCTGAAATGCAACTTCGTGCTTTGCGTGCCCTGGCCTACGTGCGTGCAGATGAATGCCTGGACGAATGCCTGGATCTGCTGCACTCTGAACACCCCGACATCCGGGCTTCCAGCCTGAAGGTGCTCTCCAGCATGCATCAGGTGCCCCAGGAGGCCGTCAAGGACGTGTACCGCCTGCTGGACGATCCGGTGTGGTTTGTGCGTGCCCAGGCTGCGCTGGCCTGCGGTCTTTTGAAAGTTCCCCAGGTCACCACAAAACTCTACGATTCGCTGGCAGATGAAGCCTGGTGGGTGCGCCACAACAGCGCCCAGGCCCTCAGTGAACTGGGTGCCGAAGGTCAGCGTGCCCTGGAAACCGCCGTGCTGCAGCACCCCGACCGCTACGCACGGGACATGGCTTCCCAGTACCTGCAGGCCGCCTGA
- a CDS encoding glycosyltransferase family 2 protein: MENNTQAVILHAIEVLIICYFAFLNSVYAISVMVASRVMVATALRGERVLMKSYLEKGYYRPISLLVPAFNEENTIAASVHSFLGLQYPEFEVIVINDGSEDQTLQKLMDEFMLEETSEFPSRVLESKPIRGLYRSIKHPNLLVIDKENGGKADALNAGIVHSTKPLFCSVDADSILEARALIRVSRQFLEDDTLVAVGGTVRVLNGATIKEDAIKEAHSPRTWLERIQVVEYTRAFLAGRSTFSAMQVLLIISGAFGLFHRGAVIEVGGYRTDTVGEDMELVVRMHRQKREQKKPYRVRYTMDPICWTQVPSDMGMLRKQRNRWQRGLLETLWTHRAMFLNPRYGRIGMFSMPYYLFFEAFAPLLEIFGYLFTLYLYLTHQLNTDFAIMFLVMALLYGILVSMASIGIEGFMIKRYTRFWDRLKIMLATVFEQLGYRQILAFERVIAFVVLYRKRGQWDTQRREQISR; encoded by the coding sequence ATGGAAAACAACACCCAGGCTGTCATCCTGCATGCCATAGAAGTGCTGATCATCTGCTATTTTGCTTTTCTGAACAGTGTTTACGCCATCAGTGTGATGGTGGCCTCCCGCGTGATGGTGGCCACCGCCCTGCGTGGAGAGCGCGTTTTGATGAAATCCTATCTGGAAAAAGGCTATTACCGCCCCATCAGCCTGCTGGTGCCTGCCTTCAACGAGGAAAACACCATCGCAGCCTCGGTGCACTCTTTTCTGGGTTTGCAATACCCTGAGTTTGAAGTCATCGTGATCAACGACGGCTCTGAAGACCAGACCCTGCAAAAACTGATGGATGAATTCATGCTGGAAGAAACCAGTGAATTCCCCTCCAGGGTGCTGGAGAGCAAACCCATCCGGGGCCTGTACCGCAGCATCAAACACCCCAACCTGCTGGTGATCGACAAGGAAAACGGAGGCAAAGCCGATGCCCTCAATGCAGGCATCGTGCACTCCACCAAACCCCTTTTCTGCTCTGTAGACGCCGACAGCATTCTGGAGGCCCGCGCCCTGATCCGGGTGAGCCGTCAATTTCTGGAAGACGACACCCTGGTGGCTGTGGGTGGGACCGTGCGTGTGCTGAATGGAGCCACCATCAAAGAAGATGCCATCAAGGAAGCCCACTCCCCCCGCACCTGGCTGGAACGCATTCAGGTGGTGGAATACACCCGGGCCTTTCTGGCAGGACGCTCCACTTTCAGTGCCATGCAGGTGCTTTTGATCATCTCTGGCGCATTCGGACTGTTTCACCGGGGTGCCGTCATCGAGGTGGGAGGCTACCGCACCGACACGGTGGGCGAAGACATGGAACTGGTGGTGCGCATGCACCGCCAGAAAAGAGAGCAGAAAAAACCCTACCGGGTGCGCTACACCATGGACCCCATCTGCTGGACCCAGGTGCCCAGCGACATGGGCATGCTCAGAAAGCAACGCAACCGCTGGCAACGTGGTTTGCTGGAAACCCTCTGGACCCACCGGGCCATGTTCCTGAACCCCAGGTACGGCAGAATTGGCATGTTCAGCATGCCTTACTACCTGTTCTTTGAGGCATTTGCTCCCCTGCTGGAAATCTTCGGGTACCTCTTTACGCTTTATCTGTACCTGACCCACCAGCTCAATACCGACTTTGCGATCATGTTCCTGGTGATGGCGCTGCTCTACGGGATTCTGGTCAGCATGGCCTCCATTGGCATTGAAGGCTTCATGATCAAGCGCTACACCCGTTTCTGGGACCGACTGAAAATCATGCTGGCCACGGTCTTTGAGCAACTGGGATACCGCCAGATTCTGGCCTTCGAGCGGGTGATTGCTTTTGTGGTGCTGTACCGCAAACGGGGCCAGTGGGACACCCAGCGCAGAGAACAGATCAGCCGCTGA
- a CDS encoding HD domain-containing phosphohydrolase has protein sequence MHTPDWLKLTSAALESSFDAILILDVQPEAVTILYANRSAENITGYSREELLGHNPRMLESRYITVAEQSELLAAVQNIQPYHAIARFKRKNFEVYWAELNMMPIDLEPQGRYWVSTHRDVSEQLEAQQTLKDSEYLYRVIIENSPGLHRMYNREGKCVFSSASSERILGYTPEELLNQSDGLLYPEDHHVFGKGVMQDLWAGNVESRGFEYRLRHRSGKPVWVSSTMRMIGSPDQPEEQWLLVVTEDIDARKKAEQEAQQQTDRYTSLLELKYRILRSSQPLEVANEAIRLALPLTEYEFGLFISFQDGRLQLEAFHSPHGPDIKTQLEQVMQSYDQDRVLQLMQGNQPIFISATDLWLLEASNPDRELFQAFALLPIHAEGEVFGLIVFGHRQNVQVSDSTKRLLTAIEERVSLAYGKLISFQRLEMSREETMRTLGLALEYRDYETKGHTDRVISLCVQLGVALDLDEETLKELRWGAYLHDIGKISTPDAVLLKPGKLTPDEWTVIKMHPVVGFEITRAIPSLPQRTLDIVLYHQERWNGSGYPEGRKGEDIPYLARVFAVVDVYDALTSERPYKRAFSPQEAVEQLLKEAGTLLDPEIVRVFLEVLQLGGNLSNP, from the coding sequence ATGCACACCCCAGACTGGCTCAAACTGACCTCTGCTGCCCTGGAATCTTCCTTCGATGCCATCCTGATCCTGGATGTCCAGCCTGAAGCCGTCACCATCCTGTACGCCAACCGCAGTGCCGAGAACATCACCGGGTACAGCCGGGAAGAATTGCTGGGACACAACCCCCGCATGCTGGAAAGCCGCTACATCACCGTTGCAGAACAATCCGAATTGCTGGCCGCCGTGCAGAACATTCAGCCCTACCACGCCATTGCCCGCTTCAAACGCAAGAACTTTGAGGTGTACTGGGCCGAACTGAACATGATGCCCATTGATCTGGAACCGCAAGGCCGGTACTGGGTGTCCACCCACAGGGATGTCTCGGAACAGCTGGAAGCCCAGCAGACCCTGAAAGACAGCGAATACCTTTACCGGGTGATCATCGAGAACAGCCCCGGCCTGCACCGCATGTACAATCGGGAAGGGAAGTGCGTGTTCTCCTCTGCTTCCAGTGAGCGCATTCTGGGGTACACCCCCGAAGAACTGCTGAACCAGTCGGATGGTTTGCTTTACCCGGAGGACCACCATGTGTTTGGCAAAGGGGTGATGCAGGACCTCTGGGCAGGGAACGTGGAATCCAGAGGCTTTGAATACCGCCTGAGGCATCGCAGCGGAAAGCCCGTGTGGGTGTCCAGCACCATGCGCATGATTGGCAGCCCTGACCAGCCTGAAGAACAGTGGCTGCTGGTGGTCACCGAAGACATCGATGCCCGCAAGAAAGCCGAGCAGGAAGCCCAGCAGCAAACGGACCGCTACACCTCCCTGCTGGAACTCAAATACCGCATTTTGCGTTCCAGTCAGCCGCTGGAGGTGGCCAATGAGGCCATCCGTCTGGCCCTTCCCCTCACCGAGTATGAATTTGGATTGTTCATCAGTTTCCAGGATGGACGGTTGCAACTGGAGGCTTTTCACAGTCCCCACGGTCCAGACATCAAAACCCAGCTGGAGCAGGTGATGCAGTCTTACGATCAGGATCGGGTGCTGCAACTGATGCAGGGAAACCAGCCGATCTTCATTTCTGCCACCGACCTCTGGTTGCTGGAGGCCAGCAATCCAGATCGAGAGCTGTTTCAGGCGTTTGCCCTGCTGCCCATCCATGCAGAAGGAGAAGTGTTTGGCCTGATTGTTTTTGGACACCGCCAGAATGTGCAGGTCAGCGACAGCACAAAGCGCCTGCTGACCGCCATTGAGGAACGGGTCAGCCTGGCCTACGGCAAACTGATCAGCTTCCAGCGCCTGGAAATGTCCCGCGAGGAAACCATGCGCACCCTGGGACTGGCCCTGGAATACCGGGATTACGAAACCAAAGGCCACACCGACCGGGTGATTTCCCTCTGTGTGCAACTGGGCGTGGCGCTGGACCTGGACGAGGAAACCCTCAAAGAATTGCGCTGGGGAGCCTACCTGCACGACATTGGCAAGATTTCCACCCCCGATGCCGTGCTGCTGAAACCCGGAAAACTCACCCCCGATGAATGGACCGTGATCAAGATGCACCCGGTGGTGGGCTTTGAGATCACCCGCGCCATTCCGTCTTTGCCCCAGCGCACCCTGGACATCGTGCTGTACCACCAGGAACGCTGGAATGGCAGTGGCTACCCCGAAGGCCGCAAAGGTGAAGACATCCCCTATCTGGCCAGGGTTTTTGCAGTGGTGGACGTGTACGATGCCCTCACCAGTGAACGGCCCTACAAGCGGGCCTTCAGCCCTCAGGAAGCCGTGGAGCAACTCCTGAAAGAAGCAGGAACCCTGCTGGACCCCGAGATTGTGCGGGTGTTTCTGGAGGTGCTGCAACTGGGCGGGAACCTGTCCAACCCCTGA
- a CDS encoding urease accessory protein UreE has protein sequence MSTRLSGLKRSLLPQSAAEPVQTGPAAGLIRIDRLPEQTLQTLQTLQVVSLPMTCLDRHRVRRRLHTPDGLELGLALPTGTVLHPGMLLHLTPEKAYPIEAAPEEVLCIFPSSMEEALKVAHAIGNLHRDVQINGMQLCILHEPTMELALNRLGVHFERSTRAFLGKPAWEH, from the coding sequence GTGAGCACCAGACTCTCTGGCCTGAAACGTTCTTTGCTGCCTCAGTCTGCTGCAGAACCTGTGCAAACTGGACCTGCAGCAGGTTTGATTCGCATTGACCGTTTGCCAGAACAAACCCTGCAAACCCTGCAAACCCTGCAGGTGGTTTCCCTGCCCATGACTTGCCTGGACCGCCACCGGGTCCGGCGCAGGCTGCACACCCCGGATGGACTGGAACTGGGTCTGGCCCTGCCCACTGGCACCGTCCTGCACCCCGGCATGCTGCTGCACCTGACCCCTGAAAAGGCCTACCCGATTGAAGCTGCCCCGGAAGAGGTGCTGTGCATTTTTCCGTCGAGCATGGAAGAAGCCCTGAAAGTGGCCCACGCCATCGGAAACCTGCACCGGGATGTGCAGATCAATGGCATGCAACTCTGCATCCTGCACGAACCCACCATGGAACTGGCGCTCAACCGCCTGGGAGTCCATTTTGAACGCAGCACCCGGGCTTTTCTGGGCAAACCCGCCTGGGAGCATTGA
- the hypB gene encoding hydrogenase nickel incorporation protein HypB — translation MTLSTPRIVTVRQGILKKNDELAHENRQIFQQAGVRAINLASSPGAGKTALLERTLSDLKDRLQVAVAVGDLATENDALRLQRTGVQAVQIVTGTICHLDAQMVQNVLPQFPLKALDVLFLENVGNLVCPSSYDLGEAARVVLLSVTEGEDKPLKYPTMFNTADLVVITKMDLAEAVGFDRELARENIDRSRPGVKILEVSSRKGLGLEEWYSFVQG, via the coding sequence ATGACCCTGTCCACCCCCCGAATTGTCACCGTCCGTCAGGGCATCCTGAAGAAAAACGATGAGCTGGCCCATGAAAACCGCCAGATCTTCCAGCAGGCCGGGGTCAGGGCCATCAATCTGGCCTCCAGCCCAGGTGCCGGAAAAACCGCATTGCTGGAACGCACCCTCTCCGACCTCAAAGACCGCCTGCAGGTGGCCGTTGCTGTGGGCGACCTCGCCACCGAAAACGACGCCCTGAGGTTGCAGCGCACCGGGGTGCAGGCCGTGCAGATCGTGACCGGGACCATCTGCCACCTGGACGCCCAGATGGTGCAAAACGTGCTGCCCCAGTTCCCCTTAAAGGCCCTGGACGTGCTGTTTCTGGAAAACGTGGGCAATCTGGTCTGTCCTTCCAGCTACGACCTCGGGGAAGCAGCGCGGGTGGTGCTGCTGTCCGTCACAGAGGGAGAAGACAAACCCCTCAAGTACCCCACCATGTTCAACACCGCAGATCTGGTGGTGATCACCAAAATGGATCTGGCAGAAGCGGTGGGCTTTGACCGGGAACTGGCCCGCGAAAACATTGACCGTTCCCGTCCGGGCGTGAAAATTCTGGAGGTTTCCTCCCGAAAAGGCCTGGGGCTGGAAGAATGGTACAGCTTCGTGCAGGGCTGA
- a CDS encoding hydrogenase maturation nickel metallochaperone HypA/HybF yields the protein MHEASIALALLEQVSGVLQEHPGQRVKSVTVRIGVLSSVVPEALQFAYPEATQGTLLEGSLLHVEQVQAVGQCPSHQQVTLNLAKGIRCPICDAPIVQLFSGEELELDQLELEEA from the coding sequence ATGCATGAAGCCAGCATTGCCCTCGCCCTGCTCGAACAGGTCAGCGGGGTGCTGCAGGAACACCCCGGCCAGCGGGTGAAAAGCGTCACGGTGCGCATCGGGGTGCTGAGCAGTGTGGTCCCGGAAGCCCTGCAATTTGCCTACCCTGAAGCGACCCAGGGCACCTTGCTGGAAGGTTCTTTGCTGCATGTCGAGCAGGTGCAGGCTGTGGGGCAGTGCCCCAGCCACCAGCAGGTGACCCTGAACCTGGCAAAAGGCATCCGCTGTCCGATCTGCGACGCCCCCATCGTGCAACTGTTTTCTGGCGAGGAACTGGAACTCGACCAGCTTGAATTGGAGGAAGCATGA
- a CDS encoding HupE/UreJ family protein, with protein MKQKIALLTLGIMGFSAAHTGISSTSSFMQGFSHPLTGLDHLLAMVAVGIWATQLKGKAVWAVPATFVLLMLLGGVLGMLGMALPFVETGILASVLLLGLLILLQARFSLMSSMALVGLFAVFHGHAHGAEMPATATGLQYALGFVLATAGLHLSGLAVSLLLKRLLPAQTLRYTGLGVLLGGLSLMFA; from the coding sequence ATGAAGCAAAAAATTGCCCTTCTCACCCTTGGAATTATGGGATTTTCTGCAGCACACACCGGAATTTCCAGCACAAGCAGCTTTATGCAGGGCTTCTCACATCCCCTGACCGGACTGGATCACCTGCTGGCCATGGTTGCTGTGGGCATCTGGGCCACCCAGTTGAAAGGAAAAGCCGTCTGGGCTGTGCCTGCCACCTTTGTGCTTCTGATGCTGCTGGGAGGCGTGCTGGGCATGCTGGGCATGGCTTTGCCTTTCGTGGAAACCGGCATTCTGGCCTCGGTGCTGTTGCTGGGCCTGCTGATCCTGCTGCAAGCACGGTTTTCCCTGATGTCCAGCATGGCCCTGGTGGGCCTGTTTGCTGTGTTCCATGGGCATGCCCACGGTGCAGAAATGCCCGCCACTGCAACAGGTCTGCAATACGCACTGGGCTTCGTGCTGGCCACCGCCGGGCTGCACCTCTCTGGCCTTGCAGTCAGCCTGCTGCTGAAACGCCTTCTGCCTGCCCAGACCCTGCGTTACACCGGACTGGGTGTGTTGCTAGGCGGCCTTTCACTGATGTTCGCCTGA
- a CDS encoding LLM class flavin-dependent oxidoreductase, with protein sequence MSHHTPSDSKKQIKLGAFLMTDGHHIAAWRHPEANPYAHVSFEHFKELAQKAEAARFDTIFFADSAAAWIDDDGVFSHTSRGAHFEPLTLLSALATVTSNIGLIATQTTTYNEPYHLARKFASLDQISGGRAGWNLVTSANGREAFNFNRDSHVVFEERYDRAHEFAEVVTGLWDSWEDDAFIRDKESGVFSDPEKAHVLGHVGKHFKVRGPLNVARSPQGRPVIVQAGSSEEGKELAAATAEVVFTAQQTLKDAQNFYNDLKGRLAKYGRSEDDLKIMPGVLPYVGRTAQEARDKFDLIQSLVLPKLGLSQLSSLLGFDLSGYDVEGPVPELPLTNNNRSRQALLVEQARRDNLTIRDLYLSVTGGRGHWQLIGTPEQIADELEERFLNRGADGFNVMGPVLPAGLDDFIELVVPELRRRGLFRHEYEGKTLRENLGLKRPENTFRIKARQNREPVLVK encoded by the coding sequence ATGTCACACCATACCCCCTCAGACAGCAAAAAACAGATCAAGCTGGGCGCATTCCTGATGACCGATGGACACCACATCGCTGCCTGGAGGCACCCAGAAGCCAACCCATATGCCCATGTCAGCTTCGAGCACTTCAAGGAACTGGCCCAGAAGGCAGAAGCGGCCAGATTTGACACCATTTTCTTTGCAGATTCTGCTGCCGCCTGGATCGACGACGATGGCGTGTTCAGCCACACCTCCAGAGGGGCACACTTTGAACCCCTCACGTTGCTTTCTGCGCTTGCAACTGTGACCAGCAACATCGGACTGATTGCCACCCAGACCACCACCTACAACGAGCCCTACCACCTGGCCCGCAAATTTGCCTCGCTGGACCAGATCAGCGGCGGGCGTGCAGGCTGGAACCTGGTGACTTCCGCCAATGGCCGCGAAGCCTTCAACTTCAACCGGGACAGCCACGTGGTTTTTGAAGAACGCTATGACCGCGCCCATGAATTTGCTGAAGTGGTCACGGGCCTGTGGGACAGCTGGGAAGATGACGCCTTCATCCGGGACAAAGAGAGCGGCGTGTTCTCCGATCCAGAGAAAGCCCATGTGCTGGGACACGTGGGCAAGCACTTCAAGGTCCGGGGTCCCCTCAATGTGGCCCGCTCTCCCCAGGGCCGCCCGGTGATCGTGCAGGCCGGATCTTCTGAAGAAGGCAAGGAACTGGCAGCCGCCACCGCAGAAGTGGTGTTCACCGCCCAGCAGACCCTCAAAGATGCCCAGAATTTTTACAACGACCTCAAAGGCCGCCTTGCAAAATATGGCCGCTCTGAAGACGACCTCAAGATCATGCCTGGTGTGTTGCCTTATGTTGGACGCACCGCCCAGGAAGCCCGCGACAAATTCGACCTGATCCAGTCTCTGGTGCTGCCCAAATTGGGCCTCTCCCAGCTTTCCAGCCTGCTGGGTTTCGACCTGAGCGGTTACGATGTGGAGGGTCCCGTTCCAGAATTGCCCCTCACCAACAACAACCGCAGCCGTCAGGCTTTGCTGGTGGAGCAGGCCAGACGCGACAACCTCACCATCCGTGACCTCTACCTTTCCGTCACGGGAGGACGCGGTCACTGGCAATTGATCGGCACCCCCGAACAGATTGCAGACGAACTGGAAGAACGCTTCCTGAACCGTGGCGCAGACGGCTTCAACGTGATGGGTCCGGTCTTGCCTGCTGGTCTCGATGACTTCATCGAACTGGTGGTTCCCGAACTGCGCCGCAGGGGCCTGTTCCGCCATGAATACGAGGGCAAGACCCTGCGTGAAAACCTGGGCCTCAAACGCCCCGAGAACACCTTCCGAATCAAAGCCAGACAGAACAGGGAACCCGTGCTGGTCAAATAA
- the zwf gene encoding glucose-6-phosphate dehydrogenase: protein MKVDPFTLVILGATGDLTRRLLFPAVYRLFAKGRLPDLKVVGYAMEDWSTEQFQQHLEKNMQEFVPDFSQESWEKLKAQVQYVSGDLTPEHLKALEPVVQGNALFYLALPPQLFDDAAIGLGSVGLQNEQSGWRRLIIEKPFGWDLQSAQQLREKLHQHWQEPQLFRIDHFLGKETVQNLMVFRFANRFMEPIWNSANIAQVQITAAETLGLEGRYKYYDQAGALRDMLQNHLMQIFALTAIEPVSKWNADNLRQHKVEVLQSVRPIPQDRVKDFAVRGRYGAGEMGGKEVPGYMQEEGVPQTSRTETFAAVKLYIDNWRWEGVPFYLRSGKRMQQGYTELAVQFKEVPTQLFSGVEDLSNWLIFRMKPEERIDLVAYAKTPGLDLETRTVVLSTDISRQQEIDFTAYEQLIMDAAEGDQTHFLRFDEVEEAWRILDPILKAWEQGQPEEYASGSLGPNGQGRLMDHGHYWRSPEDD, encoded by the coding sequence ATGAAAGTTGACCCTTTTACCCTGGTGATTCTGGGCGCCACTGGAGACCTCACCCGCAGATTGCTCTTTCCTGCCGTTTACCGCCTGTTTGCCAAGGGCCGCTTGCCTGACCTCAAAGTGGTGGGTTATGCCATGGAGGACTGGTCCACAGAACAGTTCCAGCAGCATCTGGAAAAGAACATGCAGGAATTTGTGCCTGATTTTTCGCAGGAAAGCTGGGAAAAACTCAAAGCCCAGGTGCAGTATGTCTCAGGAGATTTGACCCCGGAGCACCTGAAAGCCCTGGAGCCCGTGGTGCAGGGGAATGCCCTGTTCTATCTGGCCTTGCCTCCTCAATTGTTTGACGATGCGGCCATCGGTCTGGGCAGTGTGGGCCTGCAAAACGAGCAATCGGGCTGGCGCAGGCTGATCATCGAAAAACCTTTTGGCTGGGATTTGCAATCTGCGCAGCAACTCCGCGAAAAACTGCACCAGCACTGGCAGGAACCGCAACTGTTCAGGATCGACCACTTTCTGGGCAAGGAGACCGTGCAGAACCTGATGGTGTTCCGCTTTGCCAACCGCTTCATGGAGCCCATCTGGAACAGCGCCAACATCGCACAGGTGCAGATCACCGCAGCAGAAACCCTGGGTCTGGAGGGCCGCTACAAGTACTACGATCAGGCCGGAGCCCTCAGGGACATGCTGCAAAACCACCTGATGCAGATTTTTGCCCTGACCGCCATAGAACCCGTCAGCAAATGGAATGCAGACAACCTGCGCCAGCACAAGGTGGAGGTGTTGCAAAGCGTGCGCCCGATCCCGCAGGATCGGGTGAAGGATTTCGCGGTGAGGGGCAGGTATGGTGCTGGTGAGATGGGGGGCAAAGAGGTTCCTGGGTACATGCAAGAAGAGGGTGTTCCCCAGACCTCCCGCACCGAGACTTTTGCTGCAGTGAAACTTTACATCGACAACTGGCGCTGGGAAGGTGTTCCTTTTTATTTGCGCAGCGGAAAACGCATGCAGCAGGGCTACACCGAATTGGCGGTGCAATTCAAAGAGGTGCCCACCCAGCTCTTCTCTGGGGTGGAAGACCTCAGCAACTGGCTGATTTTCCGCATGAAACCCGAGGAGCGCATCGATCTGGTCGCCTACGCCAAAACCCCCGGTCTGGACCTGGAAACCCGCACGGTGGTTCTGAGCACCGACATTTCCAGACAGCAGGAAATTGATTTCACGGCCTACGAGCAACTGATCATGGACGCTGCAGAAGGCGACCAGACCCACTTCCTGCGCTTCGATGAGGTGGAGGAGGCGTGGCGCATCCTGGACCCCATCCTGAAAGCCTGGGAGCAGGGACAGCCCGAGGAATACGCCTCGGGTTCTCTGGGACCCAATGGTCAGGGCCGCCTGATGGACCACGGGCATTACTGGCGCAGCCCGGAAGACGACTGA